From one Conexibacter woesei Iso977N genomic stretch:
- the cbiB gene encoding adenosylcobinamide-phosphate synthase CbiB — translation MRGARSVGLLGAVALDAAFGDPARWHPVAGFGQTAARLERVTYRDARGAGVVHVMVLVGVPSVVAARVGRRRAAALAVCGWAALGGRSLRRTAARMADLVDAGDLPAARALARSLVARRTETLDGAELTRAALESLAENTADAEAGTLFWGAVAGPGGVVLHRAANTLDAMVGYRNEKYMNFGWAAARLDDVLGWPAARACAGATVVAAVLCGEDARGAARVWRRDGAHHPSPNAGRAEAAFAGALGITLGGINDYDGVVEDRGRLGDGPAPDTAALRRAVRLSAATSAVLAAAAAGVAAWR, via the coding sequence GTGCGCGGGGCGCGTAGCGTGGGACTGCTCGGCGCCGTCGCGCTCGACGCCGCGTTCGGGGATCCGGCGCGGTGGCATCCGGTCGCGGGCTTCGGGCAGACGGCGGCGCGGTTGGAGCGCGTCACGTACCGGGATGCGCGGGGCGCGGGAGTTGTCCATGTGATGGTGTTGGTCGGCGTGCCGAGCGTGGTGGCTGCCCGGGTCGGGCGGCGGCGCGCGGCGGCGCTGGCGGTCTGCGGCTGGGCGGCGCTCGGCGGCCGGTCGCTGCGGCGGACGGCGGCCCGGATGGCGGACCTCGTGGACGCGGGCGATCTGCCGGCGGCGCGGGCGCTGGCGCGGTCGCTGGTCGCGCGGCGGACCGAGACGCTCGACGGCGCAGAGCTGACGCGCGCGGCGCTGGAGTCGCTGGCCGAGAACACCGCGGACGCCGAGGCCGGGACGCTGTTCTGGGGCGCGGTCGCGGGGCCGGGCGGCGTCGTGCTGCACCGGGCGGCGAACACGCTCGACGCGATGGTCGGCTACCGCAACGAGAAGTACATGAACTTCGGCTGGGCGGCCGCGCGGCTGGACGACGTCCTCGGCTGGCCCGCCGCGCGGGCGTGCGCCGGGGCGACGGTCGTGGCCGCCGTGCTGTGCGGGGAGGACGCGCGCGGCGCGGCGCGCGTCTGGCGCCGCGACGGCGCGCACCACCCGAGCCCGAACGCCGGCCGAGCCGAGGCGGCGTTCGCCGGCGCGCTGGGCATCACGCTCGGTGGGATCAACGACTACGACGGCGTCGTCGAGGACCGTGGCCGCCTCGGCGACGGCCCCGCGCCCGACACCGCCGCGTTGCGCCGCGCGGTCCGGCTGAGCGCGGCGACGAGCGCGGTCCTGGCGGCCGCGGCCGCGGGGGTGGCGGCGTGGCGCTGA
- a CDS encoding bifunctional adenosylcobinamide kinase/adenosylcobinamide-phosphate guanylyltransferase, which yields MTGPRRSGKSRVAERLAAEGGGDVVVLAPLTVTDDEMAARVAVHRAARPEGWRTVEGQDVVGALGAVEPGVTVLLDSLGTWVSELLWRDEGTADAIRESAREFARAAAAREGLTVVVAEEAGWGPVPPHALTRVWLDVLGDAVQAVSAVADRAVLVVAGREVELP from the coding sequence GTGACGGGGCCGCGGCGGTCGGGGAAGAGCCGGGTTGCGGAGCGGCTGGCGGCTGAGGGTGGGGGAGATGTTGTCGTCCTTGCTCCGTTGACCGTCACCGACGACGAGATGGCGGCGCGGGTCGCGGTGCATCGGGCGGCACGGCCGGAGGGGTGGCGGACGGTCGAGGGGCAGGATGTCGTCGGGGCGCTTGGCGCGGTCGAGCCGGGCGTGACGGTGCTGCTCGACTCGCTCGGCACGTGGGTCAGCGAGCTGCTGTGGCGCGACGAGGGGACCGCCGATGCGATCCGGGAGTCCGCTCGTGAGTTCGCCCGCGCCGCTGCGGCGCGGGAGGGGCTGACGGTCGTGGTGGCGGAAGAGGCGGGGTGGGGGCCGGTGCCGCCGCATGCGCTGACGCGGGTGTGGCTCGACGTGCTCGGCGACGCGGTCCAGGCGGTGAGCGCGGTGGCGGACCGGGCGGTGCTCGTCGTCGCGGGGCGCGAGGTGGAGCTGCCGTGA
- a CDS encoding aminotransferase class I/II-fold pyridoxal phosphate-dependent enzyme translates to MSDVHGDVWARGAAADHAVNVATGGPPAWLLEALRDALAGAVAAYPDEREAVAAVAARHGRHPAEVVMLNGAAQGYGLLGARRPVVIHPQFMEPDRVLGAERVVLSDPYMLDPGVVPEEADLVVIGNPTNPTGVLHPRGAVAALAREGRTVLVDEAFMDFVPGEPESLAGEALPGVVVLRSLTKILAVPGLRVGYLLAEAGLAQRLREARQAWAVNALALVAAREATAERLAPIAARAQQDRAALAQGLRAALPGATVHDGAANFVLVHLPHVDGVELARVLRAEDGIAIRPAGTFPGLGPGHVRLTARGGEVDARLVAALSRRA, encoded by the coding sequence GTGAGCGACGTGCATGGGGATGTGTGGGCGCGGGGTGCTGCGGCCGACCATGCGGTGAACGTCGCCACGGGTGGGCCGCCGGCGTGGCTGCTCGAAGCGCTGCGGGACGCGCTCGCCGGCGCCGTCGCCGCGTATCCGGACGAGCGCGAGGCCGTGGCGGCGGTGGCGGCGCGGCATGGGCGGCACCCGGCGGAGGTCGTGATGTTGAACGGCGCCGCGCAGGGCTATGGGTTGCTCGGCGCGCGGCGGCCGGTCGTGATCCACCCGCAGTTCATGGAGCCCGACCGGGTGCTGGGCGCGGAGCGGGTCGTGCTGAGCGACCCGTACATGTTGGATCCGGGCGTCGTGCCGGAGGAGGCCGACCTCGTTGTTATAGGTAATCCGACGAACCCGACGGGCGTCCTGCATCCGCGTGGCGCAGTCGCCGCGCTGGCGCGGGAGGGGCGGACGGTGCTCGTCGACGAGGCGTTCATGGACTTCGTCCCGGGCGAGCCGGAGTCGCTGGCGGGTGAGGCGCTGCCGGGCGTCGTCGTGCTGCGGTCGCTGACGAAGATCCTCGCCGTGCCGGGGCTGCGCGTCGGGTACCTGCTCGCGGAGGCGGGGCTGGCGCAGAGGCTGCGCGAGGCGCGGCAGGCGTGGGCGGTCAATGCCCTTGCCCTGGTCGCCGCGCGCGAGGCGACGGCCGAACGACTTGCGCCGATCGCCGCGCGCGCCCAGCAGGACCGGGCCGCGCTGGCCCAGGGACTGCGCGCGGCGCTGCCGGGAGCGACGGTGCACGACGGCGCGGCGAACTTCGTGTTGGTGCACTTGCCCCACGTCGATGGCGTCGAGCTCGCGCGCGTGCTGCGCGCGGAGGACGGCATCGCGATCCGTCCCGCCGGGACGTTCCCGGGCCTGGGCCCGGGCCACGTCCGCCTCACCGCACGCGGCGGCGAGGTGGACGCTCGCCTCGTCGCCGCCCTCAGCCGGCGCGCGTGA
- a CDS encoding CocE/NonD family hydrolase: MGRSWRKVATVLATCAAMLGVFAAVASADGGTWTPYTRAATYTSVTDRDVPITMRDGTVLRANVERPDAPGRFPVLITQTPYGKDVAATALGAGGSSLVQRGYVQVTVDVRGTGKSAGAWDSFGPSEQQDGYDIVEWAAAQSWSSGKVGLDGPSYMGLNQLFTAALRPPHLKAIFPVVPMADGYRDIVFSGGDINVSFIPLWMGLITGGGLVGTDPLTLLQHVGGLASFTLPTLLGSLQGGDVAYDGPFWKTRSTIEVLDRIQVPTFVVGGLHDLFQRGEPLIYERLKSRVPSRLVMGPWTHVSGSTGSGLPADGVPSLTDLQLRWFDQYLKGIDTNIAAIPKVTQYAYGDDRFETQSDWPNPKLDPQTWYLRGGSTLTRGDAPGVAETPQTFVQHPLSGICTMSTGQWTAGLGEPLPCFTDDRPNALSGGASYESAPLSSDLRLSGPIAAHLWLTTTASDAAVTVRVDDVAPDGTSTGMTTGWQSASFRAVDASRSRVVRGHEIQPWHPFTKASVLPVQSGVATPVDVEVFPTNWVLKAGHRLKIVVDPADFPHELPPIPALLARLGGNVSILTEPGHASAIDLPELGTTCAAGVRAGGPDGCAPLPVPDLTRAG, encoded by the coding sequence ATGGGTCGCTCTTGGAGGAAGGTCGCCACCGTTCTGGCGACGTGTGCCGCGATGCTCGGCGTCTTCGCCGCGGTCGCTTCCGCGGACGGCGGGACGTGGACGCCGTACACGCGCGCGGCGACGTACACGTCGGTCACCGACAGGGACGTCCCGATCACGATGCGCGACGGGACCGTCCTGAGGGCCAACGTCGAGCGCCCCGACGCGCCCGGAAGGTTCCCCGTGCTGATCACGCAGACGCCCTACGGCAAGGACGTCGCGGCGACCGCGCTCGGCGCGGGCGGCTCGTCGCTCGTCCAGCGCGGCTACGTGCAGGTCACCGTGGACGTGCGCGGCACCGGCAAGTCCGCCGGGGCCTGGGACTCGTTCGGCCCCAGCGAGCAGCAGGACGGCTACGACATCGTCGAGTGGGCGGCGGCGCAGTCGTGGTCAAGCGGCAAGGTCGGGCTCGACGGGCCGTCGTACATGGGGCTCAACCAGCTCTTCACCGCGGCGCTGCGCCCGCCGCACCTGAAGGCGATCTTCCCGGTCGTGCCGATGGCCGACGGCTACCGCGACATCGTGTTCAGCGGCGGCGACATCAACGTGTCGTTCATCCCGTTGTGGATGGGGTTGATCACCGGGGGCGGGCTCGTCGGCACCGACCCGCTGACGCTGCTGCAGCACGTGGGCGGGCTGGCGTCGTTCACGCTCCCGACGTTGTTGGGGTCCTTGCAGGGCGGCGACGTCGCCTACGACGGGCCGTTCTGGAAGACGCGGTCGACGATCGAGGTGCTCGACAGGATCCAGGTGCCGACGTTCGTCGTCGGCGGGCTGCACGACCTGTTCCAGCGCGGCGAGCCGCTGATCTACGAGCGCCTGAAGTCGCGGGTCCCGTCGCGCCTGGTGATGGGGCCGTGGACGCACGTGAGCGGGTCGACGGGCTCTGGGCTGCCGGCCGACGGCGTGCCGTCGCTCACCGACCTGCAGCTGCGCTGGTTCGACCAGTACTTGAAGGGGATCGACACCAACATCGCCGCGATCCCGAAGGTCACGCAGTACGCCTATGGCGACGACAGGTTCGAGACGCAGTCCGACTGGCCCAACCCGAAGCTCGACCCGCAGACGTGGTACCTGCGCGGCGGCTCGACGCTGACGCGCGGCGACGCGCCGGGCGTGGCCGAGACGCCGCAGACGTTCGTGCAGCACCCGCTGTCCGGGATCTGCACCATGTCGACCGGGCAGTGGACGGCGGGCCTCGGCGAGCCGCTGCCGTGCTTCACCGACGACCGGCCCAACGCGCTGAGCGGTGGCGCGTCGTACGAGAGCGCGCCGCTGTCGAGCGACCTGCGGCTGAGCGGCCCGATCGCCGCGCACCTGTGGCTGACGACGACCGCGTCGGACGCGGCGGTGACGGTTCGCGTTGATGATGTCGCTCCGGACGGCACGTCGACCGGGATGACGACCGGCTGGCAGAGCGCGTCGTTCCGGGCGGTCGACGCGTCGAGGTCGCGCGTGGTGCGCGGGCACGAGATCCAGCCGTGGCACCCGTTCACGAAGGCGTCGGTCCTGCCGGTGCAGAGCGGCGTCGCGACGCCGGTCGACGTCGAGGTGTTCCCGACCAACTGGGTGTTGAAGGCCGGGCACCGCCTGAAGATCGTCGTCGACCCGGCCGACTTCCCGCACGAGCTGCCGCCGATCCCGGCCCTGCTGGCGCGGCTCGGCGGCAACGTGAGCATCCTGACCGAGCCGGGCCACGCGTCCGCGATCGACCTGCCGGAGCTCGGGACGACCTGCGCCGCCGGCGTCCGCGCGGGCGGCCCGGACGGCTGCGCGCCGCTGCCGGTCCCGGACCTCACGCGCGCCGGCTGA
- a CDS encoding RNA polymerase sigma factor encodes MRLDDLDDAALLAALRADPEAFAALYRRYERPVLGYLVRRTRRPELAADLAAETFAAALESLRREHGPATPQQFGAWLFGIARNKLADSIRRGRVEEGARRRLALERVTLTDADLEAIDALGTDAELDQLLQQLPDEQRDALRARILDEREYSDIAGALDTSALVVRKRVSRGLGALRARLKETAAS; translated from the coding sequence ATGCGCCTGGACGACCTCGACGACGCCGCGCTCCTGGCGGCGCTGCGCGCCGATCCGGAGGCGTTCGCGGCGCTGTACCGCCGCTACGAGCGGCCGGTGCTCGGCTACCTCGTCCGCCGCACGCGCAGGCCCGAGCTGGCCGCCGACCTGGCGGCCGAGACGTTCGCCGCCGCGCTGGAGTCGCTGCGCCGCGAGCACGGTCCCGCGACCCCGCAGCAGTTCGGCGCCTGGCTGTTCGGGATCGCGCGCAACAAGCTGGCGGACTCGATCCGCCGCGGCCGCGTCGAGGAGGGCGCGCGGCGCCGGCTGGCGCTGGAGCGCGTCACGCTCACCGACGCCGACCTCGAGGCGATCGACGCGCTCGGCACCGACGCCGAGCTCGACCAACTCCTCCAACAACTCCCGGACGAGCAGCGCGACGCGCTCCGCGCCCGGATCCTCGACGAGCGCGAGTACTCGGACATCGCGGGTGCGCTCGACACCTCCGCGCTCGTCGTCCGCAAGCGCGTGTCGCGCGGGCTCGGCGCGCTCCGCGCCCGTTTGAAGGAGACCGCCGCGTCATGA